The DNA sequence ATGATCACATGCTTATACGTAGTTTAGAATATATGCTTTTTGCCAATGTATGATGAATAGAATTCACTTTTATTGGATAGGTTTGGTATTATATTGATCAATACATATATTGGTATTGGTTGTGACTGATATTGATATGGCACTAATACATATCCGTTCATATGATCGAAAAGTAGGTTTTTCTTACACCAAAAATAGTTTGTTATAGTAGAATTGCTGTGAGACGGATTGATGAGGTTAGTATCACTATGAAATGAAATAACATATCTACCCCTATTATGGGACGAGAGAGAGACACCAAGAAGCATTAGTTTATTCTATGCAGCTAAATAAAGAACTCCATCTCATACTAAAAACATAGAGCACAGCTGGTGGACTATACATttgataaaaaatcaaatttagcATGACTGAACATCACTTTGAGTAGCAAAAATAATTAATGGGAAAAGGCTGTCACACTGCTAGGGTGTCCAAAACTCCAACATTTGttactctttctctttcccctgTGGAAATGACCCCTATGCCTCTCCCATCCCAGCCCCTCCTCCATTGGTTGAGCTACTAGTTTGGTGTGCCCAACCTCCCAAATAATTAACATAGAACTATGAAGAAAAATCAAGTGAAGATCGGAATTGAACCCAATAAGAGAAGGGTGTCTCTTGTTGTCAATAAGTTAGTAAAGTGAAaaattataactttttttttttttataattattcctTGTCTTATTTTAAAATGTTAATTAatgaaaggataaaaaaatattttcaaaataatttaaagtGACTCATCATTAAGTCATTATTAAAATGTGTATATTTTTCGAGTAGGCTTGTGAAATGACGAGATTTACTCTCATATAAAATTTTGTATTATCTTAATTGTGTTAGAAGACAAAAAAGCaggttacaattttttttaccaaacctttttttttccgctaatgactggtatctaggccttcgtcctaactagtcccgcaggcccatactgaccccacaaccacatggactgggtcataccaaggttgaatgagaaccattcaactttcactgaaagcagtaaaaagcactaaacactcccgtgtgagtggcccaaggtgtatctagtgggagtcgaacttaagacATCCGAGTTTATGGCTCGTATCAAGTTCGTTGCTAACCAACTGTGCTAACAAGATTTTTTCTCACGTATAACATCAATAATTGTAAAATTTTGCTATAGATTGATCTCATCAGGTCTTAGTTGTTACTAAtgaccaaatccaaattttcTCCAGAACCTAACTGCTGAAAAAGGAAGTCAAAACCTCTTTTAACCTTAAGCGTTTAGTACAGTATCACAATGCTCAGCCCCAACAAACCTCTCAACTTTAAAagatttttactattttatgtGAAATGAAAGTATTTACATtcattgaggaaaaaaaaatgtgttatatTTTCTATCTTTCTATTTGTGTAAAAATTGTGCTATAAATGTTTTTTTAGGACTTGGGGGTGACAGTAAGAAAATATACTTATCTAATTTTATCATAGATTGAATATAAGTTGAATATATGGGCTAAAAAATGCTCTCTTCTTGGCTTAATTAACAAATTACTTTAGTCTTTGGATGAATTAAGGATTGTCTAACTGAGATTGGTTAAAATTAGAATCCATACCCTATGTTGTTTAATACGTAGGAAGCGAAAAAGATTATTCGATCTGCAGCAATAAATGGCTATCCTTTTTCCAACACTCTGTAAATTTAAGGGTTCGATTTCTAAAACAAAGATGAAGGAAAAATCCTTTTTCGATGGCCATCATTATACTTGGATGGGTGCCAAGGAACAAAGAAGTGTATTTCAAACCGTCAACATTCAGGAGAGCAATGATGTCCTTAGATTTGTGGATGAACCCTTTATTATCGATTGAAAGAAAATTCTCCTAAATTAAATAGAATATGTTGAATAATATTAGAAATGAGcaaaacataaatgaaaattttccttcacccatggcaAGCAGTCACCCCATTACTTTAAACTTGGAATTAGGGGTTGAACTTAATGGGATTGATTCCAAAAACTTAGAATCAGCTTGAcaagattcctctccatagagctcaaggaccagagagtgatcccagGGATGAGGTGACCTAAGGTCGTGGGCCCGAGTCTTTACAGTCCTAAGATCGCTCTTTGGTCCTGAGTTCTATAGAGAAGAGCTCGATCCACCATATGGTGGGGACTCATTTTTTTGTTGGGAGGTGTGTgcctcattctctctcctcattacaTGTGCTGTTTACATATCCGTAATTGGCTTGGCAAGTAGAAGATGCAAATATAACCAGGCAATGATCGTGTAGATCATACACAGggttatgaaaattggaatcgGTAATCTTGACCGATTTACCGGTTCCAATCGAAATTAATCGAATCAGTCAGAATCTGATCAAAATGGATCGGAATCGACCGCTTCGATTCAACCGTTTCCAAATTTTCCCCTAATAAAATATGGTAATAGCAGTGGTGGGAAAAGCGATGAAACGATAAAATGGCTTTGCCTCTCCGTGTCGGTTACACGATACATCACAGGCGATCAGTTTTGGTGGGTGCCTTCCTTTCTCCTGCAACTAATGCTTCTGCTCCAAACCTAAGAGCGAGAGTGAAAAAGTGGAGCAGCGGAAGTGGAATTCGAACTCCTCGTCGTCTGGTATTGGGATTTGGTGCCTCATTTTTGAGTCAGTTTAGGAGCATGGCAGGTAGAGGTGGAGGACAGTCTTTCTTGGCTTCTGAAAGACAGCAAGGTTTCTCTTCGGTTGAACAGGTGAAACATTTGGTCTCTAATTACCTTATTTTTCACGATCTTTGATTTTAAATTCAAGGCATACTACAACATAATCAATCGGCATGAGATTATCACATGAAAATCAATAATTTCATAATCAGGGTTTAACAATTCCGCTTAAATTGTGTTTCCATGGCGTTTCTACTTgcttttttttcgctaaattttggttttgatgaCCGTAAGTGTTGTGACAATTGATGAATGGATGACTAATTTCCAatagaatcaaaattttcatgacCCGGACTGAGTGCAACATGAGCATGTATCAAGGTTTGACTATTATTCATACTGTGTGTGCGTTTTTCTATCTCGTTCTGGGGTTTATCAGATTCTGAAGTTTGATGATATGTTGGAGCTAAGGAATGAGATTTGCAATTGGATGAAAATTATTCGAAACTGACCAGATGTCGCCCGTTATGAAAACTTAGCAATTCTTGGGGTATAATAGACCACGAATTTCTACGTTACGAATAAAACCTCATTTCATATCTTATTTTGACAATGTAATTTCTTCTGGAATATCAATTTGTTATCCTGTGCAAGTTCTATAGTTGAGAGAGTTCTGCTTCTTCCTCTGTATAATATTGCTTTATGGACAAGTAAGTTGTCAAAATggtatcatttaaaaaaaaaaaaaaatgaaagaaaagaggaagagtgAGAAGATTTTCCATTTCATTAGGAAGAGTGAGAAGATGTtccatttcattttcattttccttttccttacaATGgtcaaattaataataattttgacATAATTATGTGTGTAGTGTATACCCTGCAAATTTAAAATCTCCAATGATTCGTTCTTTgataaagttttcctccaccatgGGTTAAGGAAAAGTACACCCATCTAGGGTCATAAATACTCtgccccccaccccctcccccctcccccctccccattgAAGTCGAAAGTACCCCTCCCCTCATAATGATGCCTCTCCCACTACCGTAAGACTCATGCACAGTCCAGGGATTCTTCTTCACCGTGGGTGAATGTAACTGGGTCCTTTGTTCTTTATGGATATTTTGAGAACTCTGCATATTTTTCAGTTGTTAGGCGTTTCATTCCCTCcccaccaaagaaaaagaaaatttgcagCATTTGCACGTGATTTGACTTACTTTCTGTGTGGCATAAACGCATAACAAGCTCACTATGTTGTTGAAGTACGTCCGCTGTTCCAATTTTCCTATATCGCCAATGTTCTGGTTCCCAGTTGTGCCTGACATATCTTGAATGACACTGTTGTACGTAGAAACCTTTGGACTCGTAGATTCctgatgagttttttttttctggtctgAAAGGTGCTGAAAAATGTAGAATGGCCGGAACAATTTCCTTTCAAGGAGGAGGATTTCCAGAGATTTGATGAGTATCTGTTCTAAGCTTGTACTTATGCTGGATTATCATCTTTGCTTGATTCCCTTAGTATTTCTGCTTTACCTTCCTTCTATGTGctgttctgaaaaaaaaaattgctattcTGCTTATTCATCGATCTTTATTGTGAAAGCCAGCCTTGCATGATTCTAAGCTAGTTACTTCACTTAAGATGGTGGTTAAAGTTACTACTTCACACTAAATGAAGGGTGACATAAAAAAGTAGgcggaaaaataataataaggatcAAATTAAACATAATATTCAATTTCAAGCAAATTAAAAGTGTATATGTGAAGGCTTTCATCATTTATGAGTTGGTCAGACGAGTAGTTGGGGTTTCACTAACCTTTGTCATAGATATAAATTCTAAAGTTCAATGGTTGAATTTTGTAGGTCGCCAGATTTGTTATTCTATGAGACTCCACGCTTTGTGACACACATTGATGATCCAGCCATTGCTGCACTGACTAAGTATTATTCCGAGGTCTTTCCTCCCAGTAACACTCCGGGAGTAAGTCTTCTGGATTTATGTAGCAGCTGGGTAAGATTCATGATGTTCCATGCTCTaatacattttttgtttttttaaatatgtTGCATGCTTATAATAACTAAAATCTGAAAATCTTCTGTTTTGCATCTAGGTGAGCCATTTTCCAGCAGGATACAAACAAGAGAGGATAGTAGGCATGGGTATGAATGAAGAAGAGCTTAAACAGAACCCAGTATGTTGATACAATTCATTGATATGCAGAAAATTATCATCCATTTTGTTAGATCTTTGTGCTAATCATATTTGTTAAAATATGTTAAAGGCTATCTATTATCATGGTTTAAAAGAATTAAGTGAAATTTTGAAAGTTTCAGCAACATACCCAAATTTTATAGGGGCAAGGAATATGAATAACCATGAATATATTGAAATGATGAAGCTGGTGAATCAGCTCTTGACAAAAATTACGAATAACTCGTGCGAAATTGACTAAAATCATGGAAAAGCAAGGACTCTGAACAAAGTTCTACTATTGCAAATCCAAACAATTAGAGAGGTACAAGTATGATTtttgaggaagagaagaagaaccagAAGAATCTGTTATTTTCTACGATCATGTTTTATAATATAATGGCATGTTTTCAATACTATTGATATGTGGAGTAGTAGTTCAATGCCAACCTGTGCTTAGAAAGGACTGACTTTAAACTAGCTTAAACATTAATGGGCGGGTCGAGGCAGAAAGAACAtggaatttatattttattttttatgtttatatgGATTTAGTTTTATGGTTACATTATATGGAAGAATGGCTTAATGATAAACTCTTCTTGATACCCAGGTTAGTTCTCTATCCCTTCTGTAACTGTTCTACATTGATGCTCTGTGTCCTCCTTTTTGTCCCAAGTGTATAATCATTCTTGTTTTAACCCTTTTGAATTTTAActccaataattttttttttatttccaaaagttCTCCATTATTTTGAAACATCCCAATGACATTTCTCCAACAATCGTCTCTGTATTCTTTTAATACCTTCAACATAAACCATATTGGTCCCCACTGGTGTGTTCATTGGTCTGCATTTCACATGGACAAACCACCCAAATTGATTTTCCATCTCTTTGTCCACTATTGCTGCAATGCTTAAGTTCTCTTGGATTTTTAACTTCTAATTCTGTCCTTATCTTCGAActtatccatctcaacatcctaaTCTTGTTGAGGTCATTCTATGTATATGTTGTTTCTTTATGGCtcatacatatttttttctctatggCCAATTTTTCACTGCCTTTGTGAAGAATTCTGAGTCTTATAAGCATCTTACAAAATTAAGACTTATCAGTATCTTATAAAATTTACCCTTTTAGTTTTGAAAGGATGATTTGATCACACAACGCACACAAATTCCTATCCACTTCATCCACTCAACATTAGTTCTTTGACTAACATCTTCTTCTGTCTCTTAGTCCTTATTGATGATTGAACCTAACCAAAATTGGTACCATCCCATTGGAAACATGAACctcttatgttttcttttatgaGCTAAAGAAACTTTCACCCAATTTAATGTCTTAACGGTCTTTGCAGATTCTAACAGAGTATGTTGTACAAGATTTAAATGTCACCCCCAAACTTCCATTTGAAGACAACTCTTTTGATGTTATTACTAACGTGGTATGCACATTTCTTTGAATTTGTTCTACTCTTACCTGTTTTTCTGATGTCACTTGACTTGGTCAGATAGCATTTCCCACATGTATTATCAAATTATCAATTTAACAGTAGCCATTTCTGTTCAAAAGCATATGTCCTGGAATCAATAGTTAGTCAGTGGTTTAATAAAACTGAAAATGAAATCCAGGCTCTCATCATCATTGGATGGATGGTGGTTCAGTGCTCAGAGTATACCTCTTTAAGACTTAatcaaaatcatcatatctAGATATCACTTTCTCAATTAGATGTGGGTGGCAGTGACTTCTGTGTTAATCTGTAATGTCTTGCAGGTTAGTGTTGATTATTTGGCGAAGCCAATTGATGTTTTCAAGGAGATGTATCGTGTTCTTAAGCCTGGAGGTCTAGCCATAATGAGGTAAGATTTAGTGTTTGTCCTACTAATAAGATCTTTGATAATAGTTGGAAAGTCTAATAACTTGTCTGAGCGATTTTATTTAGAATTTCTTCCTTGAATTTCTCAGTAGTATGACAGAATTTTGCTGAACTGCTGCATCCACGTGTACGGAAGGATTAAATGACACACAGCATGcttattttcattttgtgtCATTGCTTGAAGTAACACAGTTAAACAATGATCACAACCATCCAGcctcacttttttttatttagaagtTCATATATGCCACTCCTAGTAATATCTTACTATACCATTTTTCTAGAGAAACCTTGTAGGGTCCTGTGATCATGACCATgctaattttcattttcttaatcCGTATTTGTGTAGATGTTcatttacatatttttttcaCACCGTCGCTCCCACCGGTTTAGTGTTTCAACTTAATTGGGGTACGGAAATTAAGGAAATTGATCTAATAATCTCACAAAATATAACAgatgtttatgatttttttttataagcatTGTGTTGTTGATTGTGCTCCGTGTGTAGAATGCTTGGTGACTCGTTTTCTGTTTTTATGTCTATCAGCTTTTCAAATCGTTGCTTTTGGACAAAAGCAATCTCTATATGGACATCAACTGGTGATGCTGAGCATGTTTTGATTGTTGGGTCCTATTTCCATTATGCTGGAGGCTTTGAACCTCCTCAGGTACTTGATGTCAGGATTTCTTTTCAGCAACATCAAATTTTTAAAGGTGTTCTTTATTGATAACATAATACAGTCTAaatgctcaagaactccttcactTGATATTATTTTAGAGGTGGCATTAGTTAACAAGTTTGAACAACCTTCTACCCACTGGTATTATCatagaattttgaatttatgCTGTCCATTGTTGGCACTTTTGGttatttccttttctcccccccccccctctccaaacaaaaataaaataaaatcataaagcaATGCATCCTATATGTTGtaccatcgaattctctttcttttcttattttccttttatttgttttctgtgagagagtgtttgagagctagaaccaagcctattggaggacatcttctctattcagccggAATTTCAGATcttgcctgggattaggatcacttgtgattctagttctacattagagCCTACTACTTCCTGCTCTTAATTGAATTAGTATATTGCATAACATTGTTGGGAAATCCATGGGAATCACTCATTGAGGAGGTAGATGTCTGTTGGAATGTAAAGGTGACTTGCACTGAAATTGTTGCAGTATCAGAGGTTTGAGTAATTCCTAAATGCACTAATATCTCCTTAACGCTTACCTTGCTTATATCAATTGCAAATTATTCTTCTCTCATAGCACTTAATACCTATGGTGATTTTTTTTAGAGAAGTActtgattaattaattatatttgcATTTTCTCTCAGGCAGTGGATATATCTCCCAACCCTGGTGGTTCAGATCCAATGTATATAGTTTACTCTAGACGAGTTGCCACGGCCTAGGCGTACATGTGCAACACTTTCACTTACATAGTTTGGAAGCATCTAGAATTTGACACCTTTTAATTGTCCATTGTCTTATTCTTAAAAGTTATTTAAGTTGTTGGTataaaaggattttcaaaaataatttgaaaatgatttaTCATTGTATCATCATCAAAAGTTGTTATTGTTATGCATGTATTTTGAATacatatgtgaaatgataaTATTTACCCTCCTCtgttaaaagggaaaaaaaatacagattatttgacaccttgagGAGTGTCAATAAGAATATCCCTTCGAAAGAatggaatttatttatttcaacatGGTATTTAATATTCATATGATTAAGGTTTCTTTCATCATGAAGATAATGGTTATGCAGGGTTCACGGCATTAATATCTTATCGATTGTGCCGGTATCTGATATTGATACAATTCTGGTGTGGTGTATTGCTATGTATTGAGGGTAAAATGAATCAAAAAGTGGTGAAAGTGAGGGAAAAACCAATATCGCTTGAATGAGTCGATCTGTATTGGTATTGTTATCTGTTCGATACGTGATACCCACCAACCTTGTGATTTTAAAT is a window from the Macadamia integrifolia cultivar HAES 741 chromosome 5, SCU_Mint_v3, whole genome shotgun sequence genome containing:
- the LOC122079261 gene encoding uncharacterized protein LOC122079261 isoform X3; this encodes MALPLRVGYTIHHRRSVLVGAFLSPATNASAPNLRARVKKWSSGSGIRTPRRLVLGFGASFLSQFRSMAGRGGGQSFLASERQQGFSSVEQVLKNVEWPEQFPFKEEDFQRFDESPDLLFYETPRFVTHIDDPAIAALTKYYSEVFPPSNTPGVSLLDLCSSWVSHFPAGYKQERIVGMGMNEEELKQNPILTEYVVQDLNVTPKLPFEDNSFDVITNVVSVDYLAKPIDVFKEMYRVLKPGGLAIMSFSNRCFWTKAISIWTSTGDAEHVLIVGSYFHYAGGFEPPQAVDISPNPGGSDPMYIVYSRRVATA
- the LOC122079261 gene encoding uncharacterized protein LOC122079261 isoform X4; protein product: MALPLRVGYTIHHRRSVLVGAFLSPATNASAPNLRARVKKWSSGSGIRTPRRLVLGFGASFLSQFRSMAGRGGGQSFLASERQQGFSSVEQVLKNVEWPEQFPFKEEDFQRFDESPDLLFYETPRFVTHIDDPAIAALTKYYSEVFPPSNTPGVSLLDLCSSWVSHFPAGYKQERIVGMGMNEEELKQNPILTEYVVQDLNVTPKLPFEDNSFDVITNVVSVDYLAKPIDVFKEMYRVLKPGGLAIMSFSNRCFWTKAISIWTSTGDAEHVLIVGSYFHYAGGFEPPQSLT
- the LOC122079261 gene encoding uncharacterized protein LOC122079261 isoform X5; protein product: MALPLRVGYTIHHRRSVLVGAFLSPATNASAPNLRARVKKWSSGSGIRTPRRLVLGFGASFLSQFRSMAGRGGGQSFLASERQQGFSSVEQVLKNVEWPEQFPFKEEDFQRFDESPDLLFYETPRFVTHIDDPAIAALTKYYSEVFPPSNTPGVSLLDLCSSWVSHFPAGYKQERIVGMGMNEEELKQNPVSVDYLAKPIDVFKEMYRVLKPGGLAIMSFSNRCFWTKAISIWTSTGDAEHVLIVGSYFHYAGGFEPPQAVDISPNPGGSDPMYIVYSRRVATA